One genomic segment of Mycoplasmopsis agalactiae PG2 includes these proteins:
- the hisS gene encoding histidine--tRNA ligase, with the protein MFNRVKGTKDYESNDIEIRNEILDEFLHLAEVNCFNLIETPILESADLYKRSVAGSDIVNKEMYEFTDKGDRKLSLRPEGTAGFIRALIENKWYVTNEEFWPTTTKFVYYGPMFRYEQPQKGRMRQFYQAGAEIIDSKSSELNAFQDAELIQMASNLLSELNVNFVLKINSIGDNKSREKYQEDLRKYLENYKDELTEISQERLKNNVFRILDDKIDSQKPFMKNAPVLRDYLSSESEEHFKKTLHLLDILGIEYEVDHSLVRGLDYYDEVVYEFMSLDKNAGAQATIIGGGRYSNLVKDLGGPDLRAAGWGLGIDRLIDLLKLQKGEEYSELVEQNIDVLIGTSSNECKEELFAIASYLRGLDLNTHFVYELAKNKKIYEKAQKIKARFLILNDEKALNNYCFIKDFETNKKIKFDPKDLDNFEKILDFIEQLDESSEIDND; encoded by the coding sequence ATGTTTAACAGGGTAAAAGGCACTAAAGATTATGAATCAAATGACATTGAAATACGTAATGAAATTTTAGATGAATTTTTGCATCTTGCTGAAGTAAATTGCTTTAATTTGATCGAAACTCCAATTTTAGAATCGGCTGATTTATATAAAAGAAGTGTGGCAGGAAGCGACATTGTTAATAAAGAAATGTATGAATTTACTGACAAAGGAGATCGTAAACTTAGCTTAAGACCTGAAGGCACAGCGGGATTTATTAGGGCATTAATTGAAAACAAATGATATGTTACTAATGAAGAGTTTTGGCCAACAACTACTAAATTTGTTTATTATGGGCCAATGTTTAGATATGAGCAGCCACAAAAAGGTAGAATGAGACAGTTTTATCAAGCTGGAGCTGAAATAATTGATAGCAAAAGCAGTGAATTAAATGCCTTTCAAGATGCTGAACTTATTCAAATGGCAAGCAATTTGCTTTCTGAATTAAATGTTAATTTTGTTCTAAAAATTAATTCAATTGGTGATAATAAGTCAAGAGAAAAATACCAAGAAGATCTTAGAAAATACTTAGAAAATTATAAAGATGAGCTAACCGAAATAAGTCAAGAACGCCTTAAAAACAATGTTTTTCGTATTTTAGATGACAAAATTGATTCGCAAAAGCCTTTTATGAAAAATGCTCCAGTGCTTAGAGATTACTTATCTTCTGAAAGTGAAGAACACTTCAAAAAGACATTGCATCTTTTAGATATTTTGGGCATTGAATATGAAGTTGATCATTCACTAGTTAGAGGACTAGACTACTATGATGAAGTAGTGTATGAATTTATGTCTTTAGATAAAAATGCTGGCGCACAAGCTACGATAATAGGTGGTGGAAGATATTCAAATTTAGTTAAAGATCTTGGCGGCCCTGATTTACGTGCTGCTGGCTGAGGACTAGGAATTGATAGGTTGATAGATCTACTAAAATTACAAAAAGGTGAAGAATATAGTGAGTTAGTTGAACAAAATATTGATGTTTTAATTGGTACAAGCTCTAATGAATGCAAAGAAGAATTATTTGCAATTGCTTCTTATTTAAGAGGATTAGATCTAAATACTCATTTTGTTTATGAGCTTGCAAAAAATAAAAAAATATATGAAAAAGCACAAAAAATTAAGGCAAGATTTTTAATACTAAATGATGAAAAGGCTCTTAATAATTACTGCTTTATAAAAGATTTTGAAACTAATAAAAAAATTAAATTTGATCCAAAAGATTTAGATAATTTTGAAAAAATACTGGACTTTATTGAACAATTAGATGAGTCATCAGAAATTGATAATGATTAA
- a CDS encoding MAG4530 family protein, with product MTLNEKIKYINDNNFIKEKLNLHYFLLSLYSLFFTAFLVLIIFFSSRWDYSLGLMTRISEKNPLGYLISFLVFFVIGLVTFGILFINCLMLILVNKMINYNMFRALRCLKIKLFFSAKFQILLKLNKGEDDLKPYELDFLAWVKNKGFVLSDSKAISYLYGNYWRRPKVWTFVANSSRATLKDYEIYAGGTIFSKEPTRLKVKVNNQEMHFSLVKLIPDKYIKNKLVAKVPNSSWILASLTFKLMNTFLRLKKDKHSEELINMVERLFNDLTYIFNKKIIFRPKNHLDVFKSNYIFWFFDSYFSNSELFNFCDDEQKDEFLEFLNKFTNRFEYHNEVINYFKALFIGINSNEEFRIIVDTAIKLNSQNKHLNLTKRFRSVDGKINFMRDNYPEPITNELIKIHMYDFWKEGQKNNEIDSRIILLKEFNKSLENNKTVKTPAK from the coding sequence ATGACACTAAATGAGAAAATTAAATACATTAATGACAATAATTTTATAAAGGAAAAACTGAATTTACACTACTTTTTGCTTTCTCTTTATTCATTATTTTTTACTGCCTTTCTAGTCTTAATAATTTTCTTTTCTAGCCGATGAGATTATTCATTAGGACTTATGACAAGAATTAGCGAAAAAAATCCTTTAGGTTATTTAATCTCTTTCTTAGTGTTTTTTGTTATTGGACTAGTGACTTTTGGAATTTTATTTATAAACTGCTTAATGCTTATACTAGTTAATAAAATGATTAATTACAATATGTTCAGAGCACTAAGATGCTTAAAAATCAAATTGTTTTTTAGTGCAAAATTTCAAATTTTACTGAAGCTAAACAAGGGTGAAGATGACCTAAAACCCTATGAATTAGACTTTTTGGCTTGAGTTAAAAACAAAGGATTTGTCTTGAGCGATTCAAAAGCAATTTCATATTTATATGGAAACTATTGAAGAAGACCAAAAGTATGAACTTTTGTGGCTAATAGCTCTAGGGCAACATTAAAAGACTATGAAATTTATGCTGGTGGTACTATTTTTTCTAAAGAACCAACTAGATTAAAAGTTAAAGTAAATAACCAAGAAATGCATTTTTCATTAGTAAAACTAATACCTGATAAATATATTAAAAACAAATTAGTAGCTAAAGTTCCAAATTCATCATGAATATTAGCCTCTTTAACTTTTAAGCTTATGAATACATTTTTAAGACTTAAAAAAGATAAGCATTCTGAAGAATTAATTAATATGGTTGAAAGACTTTTTAATGATTTAACCTACATTTTCAACAAAAAAATAATTTTTAGACCCAAAAATCATTTAGATGTGTTTAAATCAAACTATATATTTTGGTTTTTTGATTCATATTTTAGTAATTCTGAATTATTCAACTTTTGCGATGATGAGCAAAAGGATGAATTTTTAGAGTTTTTGAACAAATTCACAAATAGATTTGAATATCATAACGAAGTGATTAATTACTTTAAAGCCCTTTTTATAGGCATAAACAGTAATGAAGAGTTCAGAATTATTGTTGATACTGCTATTAAATTAAATAGTCAAAATAAACACTTAAATCTAACTAAACGTTTTAGAAGTGTTGATGGCAAAATCAACTTTATGCGTGATAATTATCCAGAACCAATTACTAATGAATTAATAAAAATTCATATGTATGACTTCTGAAAAGAAGGCCAAAAAAATAACGAAATAGATAGCAGAATTATTTTGCTTAAAGAATTTAATAAATCATTAGAAAACAACAAAACAGTAAAAACACCGGCTAAATAA
- a CDS encoding HAD family acid phosphatase, whose product MINKRFLKGILIGSAPVILLPTIAATCQDPATKNDNSNDSQNGKIDDVIASLKTTWNTLKDNNEKENAIKSLAKAMKSDVKLTEDQIHFLISQLNKDVGTFGAVVWYITSVESLIGKVQSYEFAKLAFNKLKESNKDKFDFGKKFEASTSKIEVENNKSLPVVFMDIDETVLQNDLTEASAMINGGYSGTEKEKNDLKANRFAILGAVEFINYVHENGGLVFYNSDMNQSTAVRDAVKENLKKVGVKFVQDFQFWMRGSMPYKAENESEISDDKTKGLSDDELKKLADRLKFTTNYREQPWITWTNSSAAYRLGKKVYKTDRMEAMDKNTAGFKLMGDKKVPLKTIMKIGDNYNDFFDRISKGKTNSERVNSFRDKNLEINKYFNIDGADVKHTVKKDNKYTLEKVDNPWKQVYVLIPGNAEYGGWLDKLGYGNVYNLYEEILKIVKNSKYQEGPKPENNVI is encoded by the coding sequence ATGATTAATAAAAGATTTTTAAAAGGTATTTTAATTGGCTCAGCGCCTGTTATTTTATTACCAACAATAGCTGCTACATGTCAAGATCCAGCTACAAAAAATGACAATTCAAATGACAGTCAAAATGGCAAAATTGATGATGTGATTGCTTCACTAAAAACAACTTGAAACACACTAAAAGATAATAATGAAAAAGAAAATGCAATTAAATCACTTGCAAAGGCTATGAAAAGCGATGTTAAATTGACTGAAGACCAAATACACTTCTTAATTAGCCAACTAAATAAAGATGTTGGAACCTTTGGTGCAGTTGTTTGATACATTACTTCGGTTGAATCACTTATTGGTAAAGTACAATCATATGAATTTGCTAAATTAGCATTTAATAAATTGAAGGAATCTAATAAAGATAAGTTTGATTTTGGTAAGAAATTTGAAGCATCAACAAGCAAAATTGAAGTAGAAAACAACAAAAGCCTACCAGTAGTATTTATGGACATAGATGAAACTGTGCTTCAAAATGACCTAACTGAAGCGTCTGCAATGATTAATGGTGGCTACAGCGGAACTGAAAAAGAGAAAAATGATCTTAAAGCTAACAGATTTGCAATTCTAGGTGCTGTTGAATTTATAAATTATGTACATGAAAATGGTGGTTTAGTATTTTATAACTCAGATATGAACCAATCAACAGCAGTTAGAGATGCTGTAAAAGAAAATCTTAAAAAAGTTGGTGTTAAATTTGTTCAAGATTTCCAATTCTGAATGCGTGGCTCAATGCCTTATAAAGCTGAAAATGAAAGTGAAATTAGTGATGACAAAACAAAGGGATTGTCAGATGATGAACTTAAAAAATTAGCTGATAGATTAAAATTTACAACTAATTATAGAGAGCAACCTTGAATTACATGAACCAATTCATCTGCAGCTTACAGACTTGGCAAAAAGGTCTATAAAACAGACAGAATGGAAGCAATGGATAAAAATACTGCTGGTTTCAAATTAATGGGGGACAAAAAAGTTCCATTGAAAACCATAATGAAAATCGGTGATAACTACAATGACTTTTTTGACAGAATTTCTAAAGGTAAAACTAATAGTGAAAGAGTAAATTCATTCAGAGACAAAAACCTAGAAATTAATAAATATTTCAATATTGATGGTGCTGATGTTAAACATACTGTCAAAAAAGACAATAAATATACTTTGGAAAAAGTAGATAATCCTTGAAAACAAGTTTATGTTCTTATCCCTGGCAATGCTGAATATGGTGGATGATTAGATAAACTTGGTTATGGCAATGTTTATAACCTATATGAAGAAATTTTAAAAATTGTTAAAAACAGTAAATACCAAGAAGGCCCAAAGCCAGAAAATAATGTTATTTAA
- a CDS encoding DHH family phosphoesterase: MEIGSFNDAKNLIEKYDSIIIFHHTRPDGDCLGSQFGLRELIKDNYPNKKVYAIGDNNGSFSFLNFDFDNEPSDELLAKSLGVIVDANFKERIYLRQYLDKNLFAETLRIDHHPNDDDLDKCTRWVESSRIAAAEMIAELAYKSGWKVSPKTAEYIFLGVVTDSGRFQFSDTSARTHELAAFLYKTGFDADKVFTGLAQTDLQDIKLTNKIYENLKTVGKVAYTTLTYDETIKLGKTPNQACRPNSISNLKGYPFWVFFNEEENGKIRVEYRSNGPCVRNVAVKWGGGGHERASGSILDSFDLVPEVIKDCNAEVERWEKFGNQDQVK; the protein is encoded by the coding sequence ATGGAAATAGGTTCATTTAACGATGCTAAAAATTTAATTGAAAAATACGATTCAATTATTATTTTTCATCACACACGCCCTGATGGCGACTGCTTGGGTAGCCAATTTGGCCTAAGAGAATTAATAAAAGATAACTATCCTAATAAAAAAGTTTATGCAATAGGCGATAATAATGGTTCATTTTCATTTTTAAACTTTGACTTTGACAATGAGCCAAGTGATGAATTACTAGCAAAATCGCTAGGAGTAATTGTTGATGCTAACTTCAAAGAAAGAATTTATTTAAGACAATATTTAGACAAAAATTTATTTGCCGAAACATTAAGAATTGACCATCATCCTAATGATGATGATTTAGATAAGTGTACTAGATGAGTGGAATCATCTAGAATAGCAGCGGCTGAAATGATTGCCGAATTAGCCTATAAATCAGGCTGAAAAGTTAGTCCTAAGACCGCTGAATATATCTTTTTAGGTGTGGTAACTGACAGCGGAAGATTCCAATTTTCCGATACATCAGCAAGAACACATGAATTAGCAGCCTTTTTATACAAAACTGGCTTTGATGCTGACAAAGTGTTTACCGGTTTAGCTCAAACTGACTTACAAGATATTAAACTAACTAATAAAATTTATGAAAATCTTAAAACAGTTGGCAAAGTTGCTTACACTACACTAACTTATGATGAAACAATTAAGCTAGGCAAAACCCCTAACCAAGCTTGTAGGCCAAATTCTATTTCTAATCTAAAAGGATATCCATTTTGAGTATTTTTCAACGAAGAAGAAAATGGAAAAATTAGAGTAGAATACCGTTCAAATGGCCCATGTGTAAGAAATGTTGCAGTTAAGTGAGGTGGAGGCGGTCATGAAAGAGCTTCAGGATCAATTCTTGATTCATTTGATTTAGTGCCTGAAGTAATTAAAGACTGCAATGCTGAAGTTGAAAGATGAGAAAAATTTGGTAACCAAGACCAAGTTAAATAA
- a CDS encoding MIP/aquaporin family protein has translation MQVLPIILTELFGTALLILLGNGVVANVLLKGTKGQNAGWITITFGWGFAVLVAALISAGLGGVAHLNPAVTIISAIANRDWGFEGISHTFLPTYGLFIIVLIMQFIGAALGSFLVDFLYWKHVKETSQNEPEEFKNKFLAMHSTGPSNRNVIFNFSMEVVGTLVLLFAIVAVGHFVTIPFVQPIVVGLTVAVIGISLGGTTGYAINPARDLSPRIVHQIMRVANKGSSDWQYSWIPIVGPLLTSVVVGLIARFALQTAIF, from the coding sequence ATGCAAGTTTTACCAATTATTTTAACTGAATTATTTGGCACAGCTTTATTAATCCTTTTGGGTAATGGAGTTGTCGCCAATGTCTTATTAAAAGGCACAAAAGGCCAAAATGCTGGCTGAATTACTATAACTTTTGGCTGAGGTTTTGCAGTATTAGTTGCTGCCTTAATATCAGCAGGTCTTGGCGGTGTAGCACACCTTAATCCAGCAGTTACAATTATATCAGCTATTGCTAACCGTGACTGAGGATTTGAAGGAATTAGTCACACATTTTTACCTACTTATGGACTTTTCATTATTGTATTAATAATGCAATTTATTGGTGCAGCACTTGGTTCATTTTTAGTAGACTTTTTATATTGAAAACACGTTAAAGAAACAAGTCAAAATGAACCTGAAGAGTTTAAAAATAAATTCTTAGCTATGCACTCTACTGGTCCATCAAACAGAAATGTTATCTTTAACTTCAGCATGGAAGTTGTGGGTACATTAGTATTATTATTTGCTATTGTTGCGGTAGGACATTTTGTAACTATTCCATTTGTGCAACCTATAGTAGTAGGTTTAACTGTTGCAGTGATTGGTATATCACTAGGTGGTACAACAGGATATGCAATTAACCCAGCTAGGGACTTATCTCCTAGAATTGTTCACCAAATCATGAGAGTAGCTAATAAAGGAAGCTCTGACTGACAATATTCATGAATTCCAATTGTTGGCCCATTATTAACATCTGTAGTTGTTGGTTTGATCGCTAGATTTGCACTGCAAACAGCTATTTTCTAG
- the aspS gene encoding aspartate--tRNA ligase: protein MKSKYIKNGLLTKKNVGEKVYLYGWVSNKRRFGPLTFIDLRDRYGIVQCVFEKDVNVTKESVMYVEGLVVKRLNPNKEIPTGDIEIKVSKYNILSQSVNELPFAIRDDIEVREEIKLKYRYLDLRRPEMQKTILFRAKVMHEIRNFLYENDFVEIETPTLAKSTPEGARDFLVGTRNKGQFWALPQSPQLFKQLLMISGFEKYYQIARCYRDEDSRKDRQPEFVQLDIETSFLKVEDFHKTIEKLVKRIMLSAGVNVKIPFQKIKYADAIKDYGSDKPDLRYEYKITDIDNFCADTDFAIIKDAKSKRILFVDSVISKKEFSILEEIAKKNKANILFYFTVVNGEISQTNFAKKVPLEAKKLINENDNKDGTYFIVANSYENASQALGAVRVELNNMFNYAKDEYRFAWIVDWPMFEFNEDENKWDAAHHPFTRFAHNLDELDKLPIDKINAVAYDLVLNGFEIAGGSARIYDKEMQEKMFNLIGLTKAQQESKFGWFLKAFDYGVPPHCGIAFGLDRLIMLLTKQKSIRDVIPFPKNSKNQDLLMDAPSDVTNDQLAELGLALLKE from the coding sequence ATGAAAAGTAAATATATTAAAAATGGACTTTTGACTAAGAAAAATGTAGGCGAAAAAGTTTATTTATATGGCTGAGTTTCAAATAAAAGAAGATTTGGCCCACTGACTTTTATTGACTTACGTGACAGATACGGAATTGTCCAATGTGTCTTTGAAAAAGACGTTAACGTCACAAAAGAAAGCGTAATGTATGTTGAAGGGCTAGTCGTTAAAAGGCTTAATCCTAACAAAGAAATTCCTACTGGAGATATTGAAATAAAGGTTTCTAAATACAATATTTTATCTCAGTCTGTTAATGAATTACCTTTTGCAATAAGAGATGATATTGAAGTAAGAGAAGAGATAAAATTGAAGTATCGTTACTTGGACTTACGCCGCCCTGAGATGCAAAAAACAATTTTGTTTAGAGCAAAAGTAATGCATGAAATTCGCAATTTTCTTTATGAAAATGATTTTGTTGAAATCGAAACTCCTACTTTAGCAAAAAGCACCCCTGAAGGAGCACGTGATTTTTTAGTTGGCACAAGAAACAAAGGCCAATTTTGAGCTCTACCTCAAAGTCCACAGTTATTCAAGCAATTATTAATGATTTCAGGTTTTGAAAAATATTATCAAATTGCTAGATGCTATCGTGATGAAGATAGCCGTAAGGATCGTCAACCTGAATTTGTGCAACTTGATATTGAAACTTCATTTTTAAAGGTTGAGGATTTTCATAAAACTATTGAAAAATTAGTTAAAAGAATAATGCTTTCAGCAGGAGTTAATGTGAAAATTCCTTTTCAAAAAATAAAGTATGCTGATGCAATTAAAGACTATGGCAGTGATAAACCTGATTTAAGATATGAATATAAAATTACTGACATAGATAACTTTTGTGCCGACACTGATTTTGCCATTATAAAAGATGCTAAAAGTAAAAGAATACTTTTTGTTGATTCAGTTATTAGTAAAAAGGAATTTAGTATTCTTGAAGAGATTGCTAAGAAAAACAAAGCAAACATATTGTTCTATTTTACAGTAGTAAATGGCGAAATTTCACAAACAAATTTTGCTAAAAAAGTACCCTTGGAAGCTAAGAAGCTCATTAATGAAAATGACAATAAAGACGGTACATATTTTATTGTTGCTAATAGCTATGAAAATGCTTCACAAGCATTAGGTGCAGTTAGAGTTGAGCTAAATAATATGTTTAATTATGCAAAAGATGAATACCGTTTTGCATGAATAGTTGACTGACCAATGTTTGAATTTAATGAAGATGAAAACAAATGAGACGCAGCTCATCATCCTTTTACCAGATTCGCCCATAATTTAGACGAATTGGACAAATTGCCTATTGATAAAATTAATGCTGTAGCATATGACTTAGTGCTTAACGGTTTTGAAATTGCTGGTGGAAGTGCCAGAATTTATGACAAAGAAATGCAAGAGAAAATGTTTAATTTAATAGGCTTAACAAAAGCACAACAAGAGTCAAAATTTGGATGATTTTTAAAGGCTTTTGATTATGGCGTTCCTCCACACTGCGGAATTGCTTTTGGATTAGATAGATTAATAATGCTTTTAACTAAACAAAAATCAATTAGAGATGTTATTCCTTTCCCTAAAAATTCGAAAAATCAAGATCTTTTAATGGATGCTCCTAGTGATGTAACTAATGATCAGTTGGCTGAATTAGGACTAGCATTATTAAAAGAATAA
- a CDS encoding Sua5/YciO/YrdC/YwlC family protein, with protein sequence MNFKDIFICTTDTVTGIGGPVNDNTLKSIYYLKNRPISKKIIILVGSVEQAREFKEWNHEADEFASKYWPGAYSVIVNNQGFRMPNNLKLCQFLLKNGPMYVTSANISGQEPIEISEASKYFPLVKNVYDFGKGNNKASQIYNLDEKKWIR encoded by the coding sequence ATGAACTTCAAAGATATTTTTATTTGTACAACTGACACAGTCACAGGCATAGGTGGACCAGTTAATGACAATACATTAAAGAGCATTTATTACCTTAAAAACAGGCCTATTAGTAAAAAAATCATTATTTTAGTTGGCTCAGTTGAGCAAGCTAGAGAATTTAAGGAATGAAATCATGAAGCTGATGAATTTGCATCGAAATATTGACCTGGTGCATACTCAGTTATTGTAAATAATCAAGGTTTTAGAATGCCTAATAACTTAAAATTGTGCCAATTTTTACTAAAAAATGGCCCAATGTATGTTACTAGTGCTAATATTTCAGGCCAAGAACCAATTGAGATATCAGAGGCCTCAAAATACTTTCCATTAGTTAAAAATGTTTATGACTTTGGCAAAGGAAATAATAAAGCTAGCCAAATTTATAATCTTGATGAAAAAAAATGAATAAGATAA
- the holA gene encoding DNA polymerase III subunit delta, translating into MIFICGSEKFLIEQEVEKIKKENSDKTIEIFRFDDQALVSDLISSASANSLFSGAKLFLIYNLDFFEKATFKDESDNVKDLINALKINKQDKFVFINQNIFSKDKIAVNIWTKFIFENNEHKVKMIEAKEMSESNLFSLAKSLANRYNIHISDEAIKLLISKVNNDSLMLNSELKKLSNLNSIITPEIIESSTETLLGEDIFAFSNALETNDLGIIWARYKEKMLEGVEISVLIGQISQIFIIAHQIYAYKVCQLSIDQLSKDLRINSYRIKKISYFLSKVGINKIKKMILSLSKLDKDVKNGLVSEKIGFERFLITYFNWPIRV; encoded by the coding sequence ATGATATTTATTTGTGGCTCTGAAAAGTTTTTAATTGAACAAGAAGTTGAGAAAATTAAAAAGGAAAATAGTGATAAAACTATTGAAATTTTTCGTTTTGATGACCAAGCTTTAGTTAGCGATTTAATTTCTTCAGCTAGCGCAAATAGTTTATTTTCTGGTGCAAAACTATTCTTAATTTATAACTTAGACTTTTTTGAAAAAGCCACATTTAAAGATGAATCAGACAATGTAAAAGACTTAATTAATGCGCTTAAAATAAATAAGCAAGATAAGTTTGTTTTTATAAATCAAAATATATTTTCAAAAGATAAAATTGCAGTTAATATTTGAACTAAATTTATTTTTGAAAATAACGAACATAAAGTAAAAATGATTGAAGCTAAAGAAATGTCTGAATCTAATTTATTTTCGCTTGCTAAATCTTTAGCTAATAGATACAACATCCATATCAGTGATGAAGCTATTAAATTATTAATAAGTAAAGTTAATAATGATTCATTAATGCTAAATAGTGAATTAAAAAAACTTTCAAATTTAAATAGCATTATTACTCCTGAAATAATTGAAAGCAGCACCGAAACATTGCTTGGTGAAGATATTTTTGCTTTTAGCAACGCTTTAGAAACTAATGATTTAGGCATAATTTGAGCTAGATATAAAGAAAAAATGCTAGAAGGGGTAGAAATAAGCGTGCTAATTGGGCAAATTAGCCAAATATTTATAATTGCTCATCAAATATATGCATATAAAGTTTGTCAACTTAGCATTGATCAACTAAGTAAAGATTTAAGAATTAATAGCTACAGAATTAAAAAAATAAGTTACTTTTTAAGCAAAGTAGGCATAAATAAAATTAAAAAAATGATTCTTTCACTATCTAAATTGGATAAAGATGTAAAAAATGGCTTAGTTAGCGAAAAAATTGGCTTCGAAAGGTTTTTGATTACTTATTTTAATTGGCCTATTAGAGTATAA
- the glpK gene encoding glycerol kinase GlpK, which produces MEKYILTLDEGTTSARALIVNKKGEIIAVEQAEFTQHFPKEGWVEHDAIEIWNTQRSTLVQVLNKSKISPEQIDSIGITNQRETVVIWNKETGLPIYNAIVWQDQRTAEYCQSFTKEQVELVKEKTGLIINPYFSGTKVKWILDNVPNVRELASEGKLMFGTINTWLIYRLTGGKVFATDHTNAQRTLLYNIHTNNWDDELLKLFDIPKSILPEIKSCSEEYGLTFPHLFSRDNESQIRITSSIGDQQSALFGQLCLEKGQSKITYGTGCFILTNTGESIVKSTHGLLTTIAYSFKDKIHYALEGSVMIAGAAVQWLRDNLKIVYSALETEWYAGQVNDDRRVYVVPSFTGLGSPYWDSYSRGAIFGLDRGTKREHIVRATLEAIAYQANDVVSAMGKDMNDPVKLFKVDGGASNNKFMMQFQSNISQSKVIKPVNIETTAMGAAFMAGLATGYWNSIDEIKQTYKVHFEITPEISTTEANKLIKGWDVAVKRTFNWTKDIE; this is translated from the coding sequence ATGGAAAAATACATATTAACTTTAGATGAAGGCACAACCAGTGCTAGAGCATTAATAGTTAATAAAAAAGGTGAGATTATTGCTGTTGAGCAAGCCGAATTTACACAACACTTTCCAAAAGAAGGATGAGTTGAGCATGATGCAATTGAAATATGAAATACTCAACGCTCAACATTAGTTCAGGTGCTTAATAAATCAAAAATTAGTCCTGAACAAATCGATTCTATTGGCATAACTAATCAAAGAGAGACAGTAGTTATCTGAAATAAGGAAACTGGATTACCTATTTATAATGCTATTGTTTGACAAGATCAAAGAACAGCTGAATATTGTCAGTCGTTTACAAAAGAGCAAGTTGAATTAGTAAAAGAAAAGACTGGATTAATCATTAACCCCTATTTTTCAGGGACAAAAGTAAAATGAATATTAGACAATGTTCCTAATGTAAGAGAATTAGCTTCAGAAGGCAAATTAATGTTTGGAACTATCAATACATGACTAATTTATAGGCTTACTGGTGGAAAAGTCTTTGCGACAGATCACACTAATGCACAAAGAACGCTTTTGTATAACATTCACACTAACAATTGAGATGATGAGTTATTAAAATTATTCGACATTCCTAAAAGCATACTTCCGGAAATTAAATCATGCAGCGAGGAATACGGTCTAACTTTCCCACACTTATTTTCAAGAGATAATGAAAGTCAAATTAGAATTACTTCTTCAATAGGCGATCAACAAAGTGCACTATTTGGCCAGTTATGCTTAGAAAAAGGCCAATCAAAAATTACATACGGTACAGGTTGCTTCATTCTTACTAATACAGGCGAATCAATTGTAAAATCTACACACGGGTTACTAACAACAATTGCTTATTCATTCAAAGACAAAATCCACTATGCACTAGAAGGCTCTGTGATGATAGCAGGTGCAGCGGTGCAATGACTTAGAGACAATTTAAAAATTGTTTATAGTGCTTTAGAAACTGAATGATATGCAGGGCAAGTTAATGATGATAGAAGAGTTTATGTGGTGCCTTCATTTACAGGTTTAGGTTCTCCATACTGAGATTCATATTCACGTGGTGCAATTTTTGGCCTTGATAGAGGAACTAAAAGAGAACATATTGTTAGAGCAACACTAGAAGCCATTGCCTACCAAGCTAATGATGTTGTTAGCGCTATGGGCAAGGATATGAATGATCCTGTTAAGTTATTTAAAGTTGACGGTGGTGCTTCAAATAATAAATTTATGATGCAATTTCAATCTAATATTTCACAATCAAAAGTAATTAAGCCAGTAAACATTGAAACTACTGCTATGGGGGCTGCTTTTATGGCTGGTTTAGCTACTGGTTACTGAAACAGCATTGATGAAATCAAACAAACATACAAAGTACATTTTGAAATTACTCCTGAAATTTCTACTACTGAAGCTAATAAATTAATTAAGGGTTGAGATGTTGCTGTAAAAAGAACATTTAACTGAACTAAGGATATAGAATAG